One stretch of Xiphophorus maculatus strain JP 163 A chromosome 19, X_maculatus-5.0-male, whole genome shotgun sequence DNA includes these proteins:
- the LOC102222498 gene encoding alpha-(1,3)-fucosyltransferase 9-like codes for MELTGQSKPSGSFHKILRLVMFSVFILGCIVTAFFMYYKPSPTFLNHLLESSDCTKNIQHVYTATNYKNMTIVLVWLWPFGQTYEMNICSSAFNIEGCFITADRKFYNKSDGVVIHHRDIAGDLSNLPKLQRPPLQKWIWMNLESPSHSAQLPGINNLFNLTLNYRRDSDIQVPYGSIVAADTVEDFVPPSKNKLVCWIVSNWSPNHVRSKYYNELRNHVNIQTYGRAFNNYIADKDYIPTMSSCKFYLSFENSIHKDYITEKLYFPLSLGTVPVVLGTTRENYENFVPRDAFIHVEDFKSPKELADYLLLLDKNEELYLGYFKWRRHFKVNRVNFWAEHTCKACDYLRQHKEYRAFNNLNKWYWG; via the exons ATGGAGCTAACAG GACAGAGCAAACCATCGGGATCTTTTCACAAAATCCTCAGACTGGTtatgttcagtgtttttattcttgGATGTATTGTGACTGCCTTTTTCATGTACTATAAACCATCCCCCACTTTCTTAAACCATCTATTAGAGTCATCAGATTGCACAAAGAACATCCAGCATGTTTATACCGCAACcaattacaaaaacatgactatAGTTCTTGTTTGGTTGTGGCCCTTTGGTCAAACCTATGAAATGAACATCTGCAGCTCTGCCTTCAACATCGAGGGCTGCTTCATTACAGCAGACAGAAAGTTCTACAACAAATCGGACGGAGTCGTCATCCATCACAGAGACATTGCTGGGGACCTGTCCAACTTGCCAAAATTACAGAGGCCTCCGCTCCAGAAATGGATCTGGATGAACTTGGAGTCGCCGTCGCATTCAGCCCAGCTTCCCGGGATTAATAACTTGTTCAATCTGACTCTCAATTACCGTCGAGATTCCGACATCCAAGTGCCTTATGGGTCTATTGTAGCAGCAGATACTGTGGAGGACTTCGTACCaccaagcaaaaacaaactggtCTGCTGGATCGTCAGCAACTGGAGCCCTAATCACGTGAGgtcaaaatattacaatgaGTTGAGAAACCATGTTAACATACAAACTTATGGACGTGCCTTTAACAACTACATCGCTGACAAAGATTACATCCCTACTATGTCCAGTTGtaagttttatttgtcttttgagAACTCAATCCACAAGGACTACATCACTGAAAAACTATACTTTCCCCTCTCTCTGGGCACAGTGCCAGTAGTTCTTGGCACAACCAGAGAAAACTATGAGAACTTTGTTCCAAGAGATGCTTTTATCCATGTGGAAGATTTTAAGTCACCCAAAGAGCTGGCTGACTATCTGCTTCTTCTGGACAAGAACGAAGAACTGTACCTTGGGTACTTTAAATGGAGAAGGCACTTTAAAGTAAATAGAGTCAATTTCTGGGCAGAGCACACATGTAAGGCCTGTGATTACCTGAGACAACACAAAGAATACAGGGCATTCAATAACCTTAACAAGTGGTACTGGGGCTGA